CGGCCGCCCGGCGGGCGAGACGGAAGCGCAGTTCACGCGCCACCTGCTCGACGAGATCGAATCGCTGATCGTGCAGGAAGGGCCGGATACCGTCGCCGCGATCGTCGTCGAGCCGCTGCAGAACGCAGGCGGCAGCCTGACGCCGCCGGTCGGCTACGCGGCCGGGCTGCGCGACATCTGCGACCGGCACGGCGTGCTGCTCGTCGCGGACGAGGTGATCTGCGGGTTCGGCCGGCTCGGCGAATATTTCGGGTCGGCGCGCTACGGGCTGAAGCCGGACATCATCACGTTCGCGAAAGGCATCGCGTCGGGCTACGTGCCGCTCGGCGGCGTGATCGCGAGCGATACGATCGTCGATACGGTGCTCGACGGGCCGCAGCAGATGTTCCTGCACGGCGCAACGTACGGCGGCCATCCGGTCGCGTGCACGGCCGCGCTCGCGAACCTCGCGATCATGGAGCGCGAAGGCGTGCTCGCGAACGTCCGCGACAACGAAGCGGTGTTCCGCCAGACGCTCGACGGCCTGCTCGAATTGCCGTGCGTGGGCGACGTGCGCGGCGACGGCTACCACTACTCGCTCGAACTCGTGACCGACAAGGCCGCGCGCCGCTGGGCGGCCGGCATCAGCGCGCAGGCGTTCGTGTCGACGCTGCTCGCGCCCGCGATCTTCGACGCGGGGCTGCTGTGCCGCGCGGGCGTCGATCACGAGGGTACGCCGA
The DNA window shown above is from Burkholderia pyrrocinia and carries:
- a CDS encoding aspartate aminotransferase family protein; this translates as MNAVDVNLDADLQALGKRHLLMHFTHADAYRDNALTVFDRGEGCWLVDHNGKRYFDALAGLYCVQVGYSHGAEIGDAIREQMVRLPFATNWGYGHEPAIRLAHRLAALAPDGLNRVFFTSSGSESNESAIKLVRQYHQSRGEPQRRKFIARRVAYHGTSFGALALNGMTNFRKHFEPLMSGVRHVSNTKRYGRPAGETEAQFTRHLLDEIESLIVQEGPDTVAAIVVEPLQNAGGSLTPPVGYAAGLRDICDRHGVLLVADEVICGFGRLGEYFGSARYGLKPDIITFAKGIASGYVPLGGVIASDTIVDTVLDGPQQMFLHGATYGGHPVACTAALANLAIMEREGVLANVRDNEAVFRQTLDGLLELPCVGDVRGDGYHYSLELVTDKAARRWAAGISAQAFVSTLLAPAIFDAGLLCRAGVDHEGTPIVQFSPPLVMSRDEIVWFVAQIRDILVDTYARAMR